CGGGGCTACCGGGTTCGATGGTCACCACAATGGGTGCAATGATCAATGCGACCAGGTTGATGACCTTGATCATCGGGTTGAGCGCCGGGCCGGCCGTATCCTTCAGGGGGTCACCGACCGTATCACCCACAACTGCGGCCTTGTGCGGCTCGCTGTGCTTACCACCGAAATTCCCCTCTTCGATATACTTCTTGGCGTTATCCCAGGCACCACCAGCGTTGGCCTGGAATACTGCCATCAACTGACCGGTCAGGATAATCCCGGCCAGGAAGCCACCCAACGCTTCGACACCCAATGTAAAGCCGACGATGATCGGTACCATCACCGCGATCAAGCCCAGGCTGATCAGTTCCTTCTGAGCGGCGGTGGTTGAAATCTGGACGGCACGGGCATAGTCGGGCTGCACCTTGCCTTCCATCAAACCTGGAATACGGAATTGCCGGCGCACCTCATTGACAATTTGTGCCGCGGCCCGCGAGACGGCGCGGATGGTGAGTGCTGAGAAGAGGAATGGTACTGCACCACCGATGAGCAAGCCAATAAATACCGGCGGAGCAGCAACGTTGATCGACGCCAGCAGTTCAATACCTTGCCGGCCTTCATTGATCATTTGCTGCAAGACCTTGTTCACGTCGGTGAAATACGACCCGTAAAGTGCCACTGCTGCAATCACCGCTGAACCGATAGCGATACCTTTGGTCACCGCTTTGGTCGTGTTACCAACTGCATCGAGATCGTCCATCACATTGCGGGCATTCTTGTCGAGGCCGGCCATCTCGCCAATCCCGTTCGCGTTGTCCGAGATCGGCCCGAAGCTGTCCATCGAGATGGTATTGCCGGTCAACAGCAACATCCCGATACCGGTCAGCGACACGCCGTAGAGAATAGCGGTAAACTGGGTAGCCGCTGGCTCGCCAGCGTAGATCAGGACTGACGTAAAGATCGAGGCCGAGATCACCAGAATCGCCCAAACGCTACTCTCCATACCCAGAGCCAGACCAGAGAGAATATTGGTCGCCGATCCGGTCTGTGAAGCCTTAGAAGTCTCTTTCACCGGGCTAAAGTGGGTGCTGGTGAAGTATTCGGTCAGCTTATCCAACACAATTGCCAGCACCACACCCGACAGAGTGGCGAAGAACGGTCGCCAGTCAACTTCGCCGGTCGCTTCGTTCACCATAAAGACGGGCGTAGCTGCGGCACTGGCTGCAATTGCCAACCCGGCAGCAATATAGAAGCCGCGATTCATCGCAGCCATTGCATTGCGCTTGCGCTCATCGGTGGTGACAAAGAGATTGCCGATCACCGACGCGACAACACCAATGGCGCGCAGTACCAATGGGAAGATGATAAAGCGCAGATCGTAAGCACCATCACCGATGGTACCAACCACAGCATCACCCAGCACCAATCCCAGGATCAATGCCGAGACCAGGGTCACTTCAAAGCTCTCAAACACGTCGGCAGCCATACCGGCACAGTCACCGACGTTATCGCCTACCAGGTCGGCAATGACGGCAGCATTGCGGGGATCATCTTCTGGAATACCGGCCTCAACCTTGCCCACCAGATCGGCGCCGACGTCAGCCGCCTTGGTGTAGATACCACCACCAACGCGCATGAAGAGTGCGATCAGCGATCCGCCAAAGCCAAAACCAAGCAGTGCATCCGGGGCGGCAATTCCGAACACCATAAAGATCAGCGTACCGCCGAGCAGACCAAGACCGACCGTCAGCATGCCGGTCACGGAACCGGATTTATACGCCACCTGCAACGCCGGATTATAACCTTTCCGGGCTGCCGCCGCGACCCGCACATTCCCCTCAACCGCCACATTCATGCCGACGAAGCCAACGGCATAGCTGAAGAGTGATCCCATCAGGAAGGCTACTGCCCGCCCGATGGCAACCCAGATTGTTGCCGCTTCTTTACTCCCAAAACGTTCAACGGCTTCAGTCGTGGGGGGAATAATAAACACACTTGCTGCCAGCACAAACGTCAAAATCACGATCAAAATTGAAATTGTACGGAATTGTTGACTCAGATAGGCATTGGCGCCGGTCTTGATAAAACCCCAGACCTCACGCATTTTGGGAGTGCCCGTATCCTGGGCGAGGATTTGACTACGAATGAAGAAGGCGTAACCGATACCGAGCAGTGAGATGACGAGAACGGCCCAGACTGCAAGGCTTTGGACGGCATTCAGATCCTGCATGATCCCAACTCCTTCGTTGCACGAATGCACGAACCGATGTACCTGCCGGCGCAGCGTGTGATACTACTCTCACGCGGGGCGCTGGTTATGGTGGAAAAAACCCTTACGGTAGACGTGGATTATTCTAGCATAGTCGAGTTACGATTGCAACGGGCGGCACAATCGCAATGTTGGGCAGAAGCCGTGCGAAGATTGTGCGTTTATCTCTGAAGCCAGCCAAATCTAAACTATCATCGTTCATGATGATCGCTTCTCTTACGCACAATCTGCCGCCCCAGCCGTCGAAATGCCAGCTCGACCCCATTTTGCAGATTAGCGCCAATGAGAATGTGGCCAAGATCAACGCCAAGCTGGACGATAGTCTGGGCAATTTCCGGGCCAATACCGACCAGAATCACCTGGGCACCGATCAACTGTGCTGCCCGTGCTGTTTGTAAGAGGTAACTCGCGACAGCGGTATCGATCACCGGCACGCCGGTAATATCAATGATCACAATGTCTGATTGACGTTCGGCAACCGTCGTTAGCAGGCGTTCCATCATCTGGCCGGCACGGAAACTGTCAATCGCGCCGACCAGCGGCACGACCAGAATCCCTTCGTAAAGCGGAAGAATGGGGGTGCTCAGTTCACGAATAGTTTGTTGTTGAGCCTCAATCTGATCGGTTTGGTCGCGAAACTGGTGGTGCAATTGATTGTACGTAAAGCTAAAACTGGTGACAATAGCACGTCTAAACTGCTCCAGCATATCTTCTATAGCGCGCACCGTGTCAACGGTACAATCCGGGCGCTCAGCGGCAAAGGCCATCAGCACGTCCCAGATGAGTGAACGAAAGATATCGACTGCTATCAAGACATCGCTGAGCAAAAACCCGGTATGAGCGCGCACTTCACCAAGCGCTTCTGCATACGCCAGCAACGGTAGCAGGTCTTGGGTACCAATTGCTTCCGCCAGTGATTCGATGGTGGTGCCTACCGAAAATGACAACTCTTCCTGATTAAAGCGAGCATAACCGGCACTCTGACGTTGCACCTGTTGCGCCAGTGCGTGTTCCATTGCCGAACGCCGGGCCAGGAGAAAGTCTTGTAGATCGGTGAAGATATCTGCCACGCGACCTCCTTGTCGCTACACGACGTATCGTCGGAAAGGATGCGACGTCAAACACCCGTTAACACACGCTTGTCTGCGGAGCGTAGGGCAAGGTTTCCGTAACCAGATGGCGACAGCCTGCGATTGGCGTCTATCGTTGCAGTGGTCTTATTTCATGGCCGGTACGCTGGAGTGCCAGCTCGATCCCGGTTTGCAAGGTTGCTCCGACCTGGATGCCACTCAGATCAACTCCAAGTTGCACAAGAGTTTGGGCAATTTCCGGGCCAATACCGACCAGAATCACCTGTGCCCCGATCAATTGTGCTGCCCGTGCCGCCTGTAAGAGATAATTCGCAACTGCGGTATCGATCACCGGCACGCCGGTGATGTCAATAATCACGATGTCTGATTGACGTTCGGCAATTGCGGTGAGCAGGCGTTCCATGATCTGGCCGGCACGGAAGCTATCAATCACCCCGACCAGTGGCACAACCAGAATACCTTCGTAGAGCGGGAGGATCGGTGTGCTCAACTCACGAATAGTCTGCTGTTGAGCCGCGATCTGTGCAGCCTGATCATTGATCTGAAGCTGCACATCACGATACATAACGCTAAAACTGGTGAGTAATTCCTGTCCAAAAGCGTGAATAATATCTTCTAATCGCCGCACATGATTAACGGTCACCGTCTGATGTTCGCGATTAAAATCCTCTATCAGACTCCAGGCAATGCGGCGCAATTCATTCAAGGCACCGAACATATCGGCGGCAATGAACCCACTACTGGCCCGTGCCTTACCAATTGAGCGGGCATGGTCAAGAAATGGTTTCAAATCGCCGGTTCCAATCGCCTGGATCAGTGTCTTAAGCGACGTCGTTACCGCTTGCAGCAGTACAGCCCGATCCATGGCCGCATAGTTTGCGTGGCGGTTACGAAGCTCATCGGTAAACCGTTCAGCAGTTTCGACCAGGCGTGCCTCGCAGAAGGCGACGATGTTAGCAATGACCTGGGGCATCAGTACCTCACCTGATCAGCGAATGGTGTAGCCTTGCTGACTTAATGCCAGTTCAATGCCGGCCTGAAGATTGGCGCCGATCTGGATTCCACGCAGATCAACACCCAGTTGCACAATCGTCTGAGCAATTTCCGGGCCAATACCGACCAGAATCACCTGGGCACCGATCAACTGCGCCGCCCGCGCCGTCTGCAAGAGATAGTTGGCGACCGCAGTATCGATCACCGGCACCCCGGTAATATCAATAATCACAATATCTGACTGACGTTCAGCAATGGCTGTTAGCAGACGTTCCATAATCTGGCCGGCGCGGAAACTGTCAATTGCGCCAACCAGTGGCAAGACAAGAATCCCTTCGTAGAGCGGTAGAATAGGTGTGCTCAGCTCGCGGATAGTCTGCTGCTGCGCAGCAATCTGTTCGGCCTGATCATGCAACTCTTGCTGGAGGGTCAGCATTGCCTGACTGTAGCCCAACAACAGCAAGCGGTTAAATTCACTGATGGCATCTTCAAATTGACGGACATCACCGATGGTTAGACGATCACTGCCGAATTCGGTTAACTCCTGCCAGCAAAACTCACGGATACCTGAGACGACGCTCATCATATCGTCGAGCGACAGGCCCATCCGGGCGCGTCGCTCACCGATGTAGGGTGCCCATTCGTTCAGCGGGCCTGCATTATTGTCACCAAAGACAGCACAGATCGTCTCAACCGAACGTTGCAGGGCGGGGCGGAGTTCGTCAGCCGGGATTGAGGCATATCCGCTACTACTGCTCTGTACAGCGTGCAGCAAACGCGCACCTGTCTGCGGTAACCGTTCACGAATGAATGCAGCCAGGCTGCTCAGGATGGCGCTCATGGTATTCTCCGACACTAAACAGATACCGCATCAATAGGCACGGGCAAAGATTACCTGACGATCCGTTTCGCGACCGGTGTAAACACAGCGACCGACCGACCCCGGCTGCTCGAGCGGAATGCAACGGATTGTCGCCCGCGTCTCTTCTTGAATGCGCTTTTCATCAGCGGTATCACCGGCCCAGTAGGCCCGGGCAAAGCCTCGTTCGATCTGCTCTTTCAATTCGTCGTAGCTGGTGACATCCGCAGTGTGCGCTTCGCGGAAAGCAAGTGCACGCTGGAAGAGTGCGGTCTGCATCTCGTTCAACAATGCCTCAATCCGCTCGGTCAGACCGGCCTGGGGGACGAAGCTCTTGCCGGCTTTACCGGGAATATCCCGGCGGGCGAGAGCCACCGTCTCTTTTGCCACATCTTTCGGCCCAACTTCAATCCGAACCGGAACACCCTTCAACTCCCATTCGTTGAATTTATAACCGGGACTGTAATTGTCGCGGTCATCAACTTTGAAGCGCAGGCGACCCTTCCAGGCTGCGGTCATCTGCTCAACGGCGGCCATCACCAGGCTGCGCTCTTCGTCGTTCTTGTAAATCGGCACTACCACCACCTGAATGGGAGCCAGCCGAGGCGGCAAAACCAGCCCCTCATCATCCGAATGGGTCATAATCAGCGCACCGATCAGACGGGTACTTACCCCCCAACTGGTCGTCCAGGCGTACTGAATGGTGTTGTTCTGATCGGTAAAGGTAATATCGAAGGCGCGGGCAAAATTCTGACCAAGATTATGCGACGTACCGGCCTGCAAGGCCCGGCCATCCTGCATCATTGCCTCAATACAGTATGAACGTAGCGCACCGGGAAATTTCTCTTTTTCAGTCTTAAGCCCGCGAATGACCGGCACGGCCATCTCTTTTTCAACGAAATCGGCATAAACGTCGTGAAGAATGCGCAGGGTCTCTTCCTCGGCCTCGGCTTCGGTGGCATGCGCAGTATGACCTTCCTGCCACCAGAATTCAGCCGTGCGCAGGAAAGGACGAGTGCGCATTTCCCAGCGCATGACGTTGGCCCACTGGTTGTAGAGCAAAGGCAGATCGCGGTACGAGCGAATCCACTTGCTGTAGAAATAACCGATGATGGTCTCGCTGGTAGGACGGATAATATATGGCTCGGCCAGTTCTTCACCGCCGGCGCGGGTGACTTCTGCGACTTCTGGAGCAAAGCCCTCGACGTGCTCGGCCTCTTTCATAATAAAGCTCTTGGGGATGAGCAGAGGGAACTGCACGTTGGCATGACCGGTTGCCTTGATCCGATCATCGAGTGCACGCTGCATCAATTCCCAGATCGCCCAGCCGTGGGCCTTAACGACGATACAACCACGGACAACTTCGGCAACCTCGGCCAGATCAGCTTCCCGCACAATATCGAGGTACCACTGGTTGTAATCAACACTCCGTTGGGTAATAACCTCTTTTGGCATGCCGTTCCTCGGGCTGATGATGATATGCTGTAGGCGTTACATTCTATTCATACTCCCTCTATTATAGCTGATATGGCAAAACTCATTGCAAAGCGGTTTTGTTGGCATACGGGAACTGCACACCATAATAAGGCGGTGACCAGATGGTCACCGCCGTCAGTTGCTTTGAAAACACCTGTATTTATATCGTATGGGAAGGCCGACTACTTCTTCAATTCCTGCTGGATCGTTGCCATAATTCGGTCAACATCAAGTCCGGCTTCTTTGGCCAGGCGAATCTGTTCGAGCAAACGAGCCTGCGCTTCGGCCAGGCGACGCTGCTGATCAATCTTCTCCTGTTCGCGATCAGCTTTGGCCTGCTCTTCTGCCCAATTCCAAACCTGTTCCCAGAAGAAACCTACTTCGCGGAACATCATGCCAAAGATGCCGCCGCTCTCTTTCACTGACATGGATCGCTCCTTCCTGCGGCCAGCCCGGCTGCGAACTGTCATTGCGGTTCTGGTTGTATTCTATTACGTAAAAAGCAAAACGTCAATCCGGTTTACACTTGCACAAGGCGCACAGAGATGCTATACTGGCGGTAATTGATGTCATATATGAAAGTTGTGTCGGTTCACAAACCCCGACCACAAGGAGCGTCTATGTCGGCGCCCTACACACCCTCTGTAACCAACGAAGAGCAGCGCCGGGCCGTCGATCTCAGTGGTGCTGCGGTACACCTCTTTCGTTTTCGGGGGCCGCTCGATCTCGCTTATGAATACTTCTGCGATGTGCCGGCTGTCTTCAGTCTGCTCCCCGATGTGATTGATGTCCTCACCTATGGCCCTAACCGCTACCGCTTGATCGTCGGAGCAACTGATGGCCACGGCCATGCGATGGCCGGCTACTTCGATGTGGCTGCTGCATTCGAGCCTCATCGCCTGATTCGGATTATGCCGGTTGATGATGGTCCGCCGATTGACCTTAGTGGTTTTGTCTTCCCAGGTCAGCTCTTTGCTGAGGCCGTGTTTTATCCCCATGCCCACGGTACCGATGTCGAATATACGGTTGAACTGGCAATGACCATCCCGGTGCCAAAGGTGCTCTGGTTTATGCCCGGCAGTGTGTTGCAGGCAATTGGCGAGCGGGCAATGGAACACAAGATGAACCATATGATTAGTGGTTTTTCGCGGGCCGTCGATATCGATTTTCACGCCTGGATCGGCAACGAGTAGCCATAATACCTCTCTCAAGCATTGCTTTAAGGCGAGCCGATGTCCTGTCGCGGCTCGCCAATGTTGTGCTATACTATCCACAAATAGTTCCGCATTCAACTATCTGTAGAGGACGACTATGTGGCTCCCTGTCTGGCCGCGACGCTTCTTGTCAGCACTGTCGGTTCTGCTATTGATCTGCTGGTCACTGGCCAGTTTTCCGGTCGCCGCCCAAAATACACCCGACCCGAAAACGGTCACTATTCCCGGTACCATCCAGAGTGTCCTGGGGTGTCCCGGCGACTGGCAACCATCGTGTAGTATCACCTATCTGACCTACGATCCGGCAGTAGACCTCTGGAGCGCCCGGTTCGATTTGCCTGCCGGCGCCTACGAATACAAAGTTGCCCTCAACGACAGTTGGGCTGAAAATTATGGTCTGAATGCGCGCCGTGATGGGCCAAACATTCCCTTACAGGTACCGGCCCCAACCAGCGTGCGCTTTATCTACGATCACAAGACGCATTGGGTCACCGATAGCATCAATACGCCGATTATTGTGGCGGTTGGGGAGTTTCAGACGGCCCTCGGGTGTGCGACGGCCAACGATCCAACCTGTCTTGGCTCGTGGTTGCAAGACCCTGATGGTGACGGATTGTATACGTTTACTACCAACCGTATCCCTGCCGGTGATTACCAGCTCCGGCTGGCTATCGGTGAGACGCTTGACGGCGCAATTGGTGAGGGGGGCGCCGGTGGACCGCCTTTTGCCATTACCGTTGCCGAAGGTGGTGAGGTCTATATCGGCTATAACGCAGGGAGTGGCGAAGTGACGATTTCAACTGCTGGGGCACCTAAAGGCGATATTTCGCGTGCCCGTGCCTATTGGGTTGATGCCGATACGATTGTCTGGAATGTGATCGGCACGCCACGTTATCAGTATGCCTTGTTCAGCGATCCAGGCGGTAATCTGAAACTGACCCCCGAAGGGGTGGTTGGTGGTCAGCGGATCGATCTCACCTTCTCGCCGGCTGGACCTGGCGAAGCGCTGAAGAAGTTTCCCCACCTGGCAGGATTTAGCGCGTTCAAGCTGCCACCACTCGACCGGGCACGTTTGATCGGGCTGACCCGTGGTCAGTTGGTGGTGGCGATGTACGATGAAAATGGGCAGCCACTTGATGCCACGCGCGTCCAGATCCCCGGTGCTCTTGATGCTCTCTTCCCCTACGATGGCCCGCTAGGGGTCACGATTGAAGATGGCCTGCCGACAATCCGGGTCTGGGCCCCAACGGCCCGTCAGGTGCGGCTGCACCGCTTTGCCGATTCCCAACCGGATACGCGGGCAGTGGTGCTGCCAATGACGCTCGACGCCACGACCGGCGTCTGGAGTATTCGCGGTGAAGCGAGCTGGATCGGTCAATATTATTTGTTTGAGGTGGATGTCTACGTACCGGCTGCCGGGCGGGTGGTGACCAACCTGGTGACCGATCCCTATTCGGTGGCGCTGAGCGCCAACAGTACCCGCAGCCAGATTATCGATCTGAACGATCCGGCATTACAACCGCCGGGCTGGGAGACACTGCGCAAGCCACCGCTGGAAGCGCCGGAGGATGTGGTTCTCTACGAGTTGCATGTGCGTGACTTCAGCATTCTCGACGAGAGTGTTCCGGCTGACCTGCGTGGTACGTTCCGCGCTTTCACCGTTCGTGACAGTGTAGGGATGCGCCATCTGGCCGAACTCGCCGACGCGGGTGTCACCCATGTTCACCTCTTGCCGGTATTTGACATTGCCACTATCGAAGAGATTCGTGAGCAGCAGGTGCCCTTACCCTACGACCAGCTTCGGGCACTCCCACCCGATTCACCTGAACAACAGGCATTGATCGAGCCAATCCGTGATCTTGATGGTTTTAACTGGGGGTACGATCCCTTCCACTACTCAGTACCGGAGGGAAGTTACAGCACCAATCCTGATGGGCCACAGCGCACGCTTGAGTTTCGCGAGATGGTGCAGGCGCTGAATGAAACTGGCCTGCGCGTCGTGATGGATGTTGTCTACAACCACACCAACGCCAGTGGTCAGAATCCTCGCTCAGTCCTTGATCGTATCGTGCCCGGCTACTATCACCGACTCGACGGTGACGGCAATGTCACGACTTCCACCTGTTGTGCGAACACGGCGACCGAGCATCGCATGATGGAGAAGTTGATGATCGACTCGGTGGTGCTGTGGGCGAAGTATTACAAAGTT
This genomic window from Chloroflexus aurantiacus J-10-fl contains:
- a CDS encoding sodium-translocating pyrophosphatase; translated protein: MQDLNAVQSLAVWAVLVISLLGIGYAFFIRSQILAQDTGTPKMREVWGFIKTGANAYLSQQFRTISILIVILTFVLAASVFIIPPTTEAVERFGSKEAATIWVAIGRAVAFLMGSLFSYAVGFVGMNVAVEGNVRVAAAARKGYNPALQVAYKSGSVTGMLTVGLGLLGGTLIFMVFGIAAPDALLGFGFGGSLIALFMRVGGGIYTKAADVGADLVGKVEAGIPEDDPRNAAVIADLVGDNVGDCAGMAADVFESFEVTLVSALILGLVLGDAVVGTIGDGAYDLRFIIFPLVLRAIGVVASVIGNLFVTTDERKRNAMAAMNRGFYIAAGLAIAASAAATPVFMVNEATGEVDWRPFFATLSGVVLAIVLDKLTEYFTSTHFSPVKETSKASQTGSATNILSGLALGMESSVWAILVISASIFTSVLIYAGEPAATQFTAILYGVSLTGIGMLLLTGNTISMDSFGPISDNANGIGEMAGLDKNARNVMDDLDAVGNTTKAVTKGIAIGSAVIAAVALYGSYFTDVNKVLQQMINEGRQGIELLASINVAAPPVFIGLLIGGAVPFLFSALTIRAVSRAAAQIVNEVRRQFRIPGLMEGKVQPDYARAVQISTTAAQKELISLGLIAVMVPIIVGFTLGVEALGGFLAGIILTGQLMAVFQANAGGAWDNAKKYIEEGNFGGKHSEPHKAAVVGDTVGDPLKDTAGPALNPMIKVINLVALIIAPIVVTIEPGSPGVIIAMIICGAALVWAIWQSKRESEALKEIAQAPASAD
- a CDS encoding STAS domain-containing protein, which codes for MADIFTDLQDFLLARRSAMEHALAQQVQRQSAGYARFNQEELSFSVGTTIESLAEAIGTQDLLPLLAYAEALGEVRAHTGFLLSDVLIAVDIFRSLIWDVLMAFAAERPDCTVDTVRAIEDMLEQFRRAIVTSFSFTYNQLHHQFRDQTDQIEAQQQTIRELSTPILPLYEGILVVPLVGAIDSFRAGQMMERLLTTVAERQSDIVIIDITGVPVIDTAVASYLLQTARAAQLIGAQVILVGIGPEIAQTIVQLGVDLGHILIGANLQNGVELAFRRLGRQIVRKRSDHHER
- a CDS encoding STAS domain-containing protein: MPQVIANIVAFCEARLVETAERFTDELRNRHANYAAMDRAVLLQAVTTSLKTLIQAIGTGDLKPFLDHARSIGKARASSGFIAADMFGALNELRRIAWSLIEDFNREHQTVTVNHVRRLEDIIHAFGQELLTSFSVMYRDVQLQINDQAAQIAAQQQTIRELSTPILPLYEGILVVPLVGVIDSFRAGQIMERLLTAIAERQSDIVIIDITGVPVIDTAVANYLLQAARAAQLIGAQVILVGIGPEIAQTLVQLGVDLSGIQVGATLQTGIELALQRTGHEIRPLQR
- a CDS encoding STAS domain-containing protein, with amino-acid sequence MSAILSSLAAFIRERLPQTGARLLHAVQSSSSGYASIPADELRPALQRSVETICAVFGDNNAGPLNEWAPYIGERRARMGLSLDDMMSVVSGIREFCWQELTEFGSDRLTIGDVRQFEDAISEFNRLLLLGYSQAMLTLQQELHDQAEQIAAQQQTIRELSTPILPLYEGILVLPLVGAIDSFRAGQIMERLLTAIAERQSDIVIIDITGVPVIDTAVANYLLQTARAAQLIGAQVILVGIGPEIAQTIVQLGVDLRGIQIGANLQAGIELALSQQGYTIR
- the proS gene encoding proline--tRNA ligase, yielding MPKEVITQRSVDYNQWYLDIVREADLAEVAEVVRGCIVVKAHGWAIWELMQRALDDRIKATGHANVQFPLLIPKSFIMKEAEHVEGFAPEVAEVTRAGGEELAEPYIIRPTSETIIGYFYSKWIRSYRDLPLLYNQWANVMRWEMRTRPFLRTAEFWWQEGHTAHATEAEAEEETLRILHDVYADFVEKEMAVPVIRGLKTEKEKFPGALRSYCIEAMMQDGRALQAGTSHNLGQNFARAFDITFTDQNNTIQYAWTTSWGVSTRLIGALIMTHSDDEGLVLPPRLAPIQVVVVPIYKNDEERSLVMAAVEQMTAAWKGRLRFKVDDRDNYSPGYKFNEWELKGVPVRIEVGPKDVAKETVALARRDIPGKAGKSFVPQAGLTERIEALLNEMQTALFQRALAFREAHTADVTSYDELKEQIERGFARAYWAGDTADEKRIQEETRATIRCIPLEQPGSVGRCVYTGRETDRQVIFARAY
- a CDS encoding DUF1997 domain-containing protein, giving the protein MSAPYTPSVTNEEQRRAVDLSGAAVHLFRFRGPLDLAYEYFCDVPAVFSLLPDVIDVLTYGPNRYRLIVGATDGHGHAMAGYFDVAAAFEPHRLIRIMPVDDGPPIDLSGFVFPGQLFAEAVFYPHAHGTDVEYTVELAMTIPVPKVLWFMPGSVLQAIGERAMEHKMNHMISGFSRAVDIDFHAWIGNE
- the pulA gene encoding pullulanase-type alpha-1,6-glucosidase, coding for MWLPVWPRRFLSALSVLLLICWSLASFPVAAQNTPDPKTVTIPGTIQSVLGCPGDWQPSCSITYLTYDPAVDLWSARFDLPAGAYEYKVALNDSWAENYGLNARRDGPNIPLQVPAPTSVRFIYDHKTHWVTDSINTPIIVAVGEFQTALGCATANDPTCLGSWLQDPDGDGLYTFTTNRIPAGDYQLRLAIGETLDGAIGEGGAGGPPFAITVAEGGEVYIGYNAGSGEVTISTAGAPKGDISRARAYWVDADTIVWNVIGTPRYQYALFSDPGGNLKLTPEGVVGGQRIDLTFSPAGPGEALKKFPHLAGFSAFKLPPLDRARLIGLTRGQLVVAMYDENGQPLDATRVQIPGALDALFPYDGPLGVTIEDGLPTIRVWAPTARQVRLHRFADSQPDTRAVVLPMTLDATTGVWSIRGEASWIGQYYLFEVDVYVPAAGRVVTNLVTDPYSVALSANSTRSQIIDLNDPALQPPGWETLRKPPLEAPEDVVLYELHVRDFSILDESVPADLRGTFRAFTVRDSVGMRHLAELADAGVTHVHLLPVFDIATIEEIREQQVPLPYDQLRALPPDSPEQQALIEPIRDLDGFNWGYDPFHYSVPEGSYSTNPDGPQRTLEFREMVQALNETGLRVVMDVVYNHTNASGQNPRSVLDRIVPGYYHRLDGDGNVTTSTCCANTATEHRMMEKLMIDSVVLWAKYYKVDGFRFDLMGHHMKDNMLAVRAALDALTLERDGVDGKSIIIYGEGWNFGEVANNARGINATQFNMAGTGIGTFSDRLRDAARGGGPFDDPRLQGFISGLATDPSDFPQGTPDAQRVKLLAETDLIKLGLAGNLKTYRMINYEGRLVPGEQIKYRGAAGGYTLDPQEQIVYVSAHDNETLFDAVQLKAAAGTPIAERARMAQLGLSLTALAQGIPFFHAGDELLRSKSLDRNSYNSSDWFNRIDWRGQENTFGSGLPPAWDNQSNWPIMAPLLANPALKPDASLMQATYEHFREMLRIRRSTPLFRLRTAAEVERMVSFFNNGPDQIPGLIVMSISDNGPSRLDPNIGQVVVLFNARPETVTITIPELANGDLSLHDVQVASSDERVTQSRYTADGTFSVPGRTTAVFVGPRPLVPAPAPEPTPTVAVEPAPTASTEATAPTTPAPAAQGGGAPVWLWIVLVVIALVGAGIFVARRRGGAR